In Erigeron canadensis isolate Cc75 chromosome 1, C_canadensis_v1, whole genome shotgun sequence, a single window of DNA contains:
- the LOC122587822 gene encoding structural maintenance of chromosomes flexible hinge domain-containing protein GMI1-like, whose protein sequence is NVIDSGKWLAADASEWNTQIEKQYQKCPSSIEMLNSRQCCKLGIEASLPDEREVYAGDYSHCEIVAVVRPATYKSRIDSKQLDQKYVMKANFEMSLAITFYPYKSSRDESSIYSGRISPSSQNDFDGLYVFKPKYKTYPLFHKAGLYTLTFSINSSSCEKCVEKVRVEPSRDVHKWALAKKISDLDITVGCSHKPISISMFDNFDNQIPFSKVPELVIKVKYTDSTIVQVNKWNSFISLDKLALILENLLIEISNLDDNLPTYNATMMLCLPDGSNLLDIPIKVLPGPVKYFTVQPEKFEKQLIPGQVIKELNLELFDAYENHVQENVKMELIANGCGWLDRSSSSKQVDAFGCIDLGGLMRVTAGYGGSVSLSIRSNGELITKEWQIEKRQLRTTSVIPETCFAGSQLENLEFEVIDSKGDVDVNFHDEDKIGQSHILVIKSQFRDIHESVKYVFCKGRCIVRSFPIPSEIGEFSVVVAHSRCSDLQLTVKVLVEQPPKSFLNFQMDLENEIHEYGLSIANHEKNIEEYDVQITVIESKLSELEGIQRRTRFIAEYGTPGKEEIIYWVESKVDSAASLVMTLLRELSETDCRRLMGNIIGVVALLGTTPTLNLSRIFAEYLGDQMLAIVCKSYEDSSLFETYEEDGKLNPKFPNHALHSFARELWQTINGRYLILCIEDIRACEVDKDLQGKLILPNPTLPNGSTTAGFLGYAVNMIDIDVDHIDTKTDSGCGLRETLFYRLFGETQVYKSREEMKRAISCIKDGAVSLDGGIFRGNGALSLGCSNQDVIFPVAAVRKEASQNDMQLKMKELKLRHNDTVDNLSEERKCLKSVMKELSKSLDLYTKYFDTHI, encoded by the exons AATGTCATTGATTCTGGGAAG TGGCTAGCGGCTGATGCTTCTGAATGGAACACCCAAATCGAGAAGCAATATCAGAAATGCCCTTCCTCAATTGAGATGCTAAATTCAAGACAATGCTGCAAGTTGGGAATAGAAGCG TCATTACCTGATGAGCGTGAAGTTTATGCTGGGGATTATTCACACTGTGAAATTGTAGCAGTTGTTCGTCCTGCTACTTATAAATCCAGAATTGATTCCAAACAATTAGATCAGAAATATGTGATGAAAGCTAATTTTGAGATGTCACTTGCAATTACTTTTTATCCATATAAAAGTTCTCGAGATGAAAGCAGTATCTATTCTGGACGTATATCACCTTCATCACAAAATGACTTTGATGGTTTGTATGTATTTAAACCAAAATACAAGACGTATCCCCTGTTTCATAAAGCTGGCTTATATACATTGACCTTTTCCATT AATAGTTCGAGCTGTGAGAAATGTGTGGAGAAAGTTAGAGTTGAACCATCACGTGATGTTCACAAATGGGCACTTGCCAAGAAGATTTCTGATCTTGATATAAC GGTTGGCTGTTCTCACAAACCCATTTCCATATCAATGTTCGATAATTTCGATAATCAAATTCCCTTTTCAAAAGTTCCCGAATTGGTGATCAAGGTGAAGTACACAGACAGTACTATAGTTCAAGTTAACAAATGGAACTCATTTATATCATTAGATAAGTTGGCCCTTATACTTGAG AATTTGCTTATTGAGATCTCTAATTTGGATGACAATCTGCCAACTTATAATGCTACAATGATGTTATGCCTGCCCGATGGCTCAAACTTATTAGATATCCCCATTAAAG TTCTTCCTGGACCTGTAAAATATTTTACAGTGCAACCAGAAAAGTTTGAGAAGCAATTGATTCCGGGCCAAGTAATTAAAGAGTTGAATCTGGAG CTGTTTGATGCATATGAAAATCACGTACAAGAAAATGTAAAGATGGAGTTAATTGCCAATGGATGTGGTTGGCTGGACAGGTCGTCTTCCAGTAAACAG GTGGATGCTTTTGGGTGCATTGATCTTGGTGGCCTCATGAGAGTTACTGCAGGATATGGAGGAAGTG TGTCACTGTCTATTCGTTCAAATGGAGAACTTATCACCAAGGAGTGGCAGATTGAGAAAAGGCAGCTTAGAACTACATCAGTG ATACCTGAAACCTGTTTTGCTGGTTCCCAACTTGAAAACCTCGAGTTTGAAGTTATAGATTCCAAGGGTGATGTTGATGTTAACTTTCATGATGAAGATAAGATTGGACAATCTCATATCCTTGTGATAAAATCACAATTCAGGGATATTCATGAATCTGTCAAATATGTGTTTTGTAAAGGCCGCTGCATAGTTCGTTCATTTCCCATTCCTTCTGAAATAGGGGAGTTTAGTGTTGTGGTTGCTCATTCACGTTGTTCAGATCTGCAATTGACTGTTAAG GTTCTTGTTGAGCAACCTCCAAAATCTTTTCTGAATTTCCAGATG GATCTTGAGAATGAGATTCATGAATATGGTTTGAGTATTGCCAATCATGAAAAGAATATAGAAGAGTATGATGTTCAGATAACAGTAATTGAGTCCAAGCTCTCAGAGTTAGAAG GTATTCAACGCCGAACTCGTTTTATTGCCGAATATGGCACGCCaggaaaagaagaaattatatatTGGGTTGAATCTAAGGTTGACAGTGCTGCTTCTCTTGTCATGACACTCTTGAGAGAACTGTCAGAAACAGATTGCCGTCGCTTGATGGGAAATATTATTGGTGTTGTTGCACTTTTAGGAACAACTCCCACTTTGAATCTTAGCAG GATATTTGCAGAGTATCTTGGTGATCAAATGCTTGCAATCGTGTGCAAATCTTATGAGGATTCAAGTTTATTTGAAACTTATGAGGAAGATGGCAAGTTGAATCCTAAATTTCCTAATCATGCACTTCATTCGTTTGCAAGAGAACTTTGGCAAACCATCAATGGCCGTTATCTCATTCTATGTATTGAAGATATAAG GGCATGTGAGGTAGATAAAGATCTTCAAGGAAAGCTTATATTGCCAAATCCTACCCTTCCTAATGGATCAACAACAGCAGGTTTTCTGGGTTATGCAGTTAATATGATAGATATAGACGTTGATCACATAGACACCAAGACTGATTCTGGTTGTGGTCTTCGAGAAACTCTATTCTATCGTCTTTTTGGCGAGACACAAGTATATAAATCCCGAGAAGAAATGAAAAGGGCGATCTCGTGTATTAAAGATGGTGCTGTGTCCTTGGATGGAGGTATTTTTAGAGGCAATGGTGCTCTGTCTCTTGGATGCTC AAACCAGGATGTTATTTTCCCAGTAGCTGCTGTAAGAAAAGAGGCATCTCAGAATGACATGCAGTTAAAGATGAAAGAACTGAAGTTACGTCACAACGATACTGTGGACAACTTGAGTGAAGAAAGGAAATGTCTCAAAAGTGTAATGAAAGAGCTCAGCAAGAGTCTTGATTTATACACCAAGTACTTCGACACTCATATATGA